From Populus trichocarpa isolate Nisqually-1 chromosome 19, P.trichocarpa_v4.1, whole genome shotgun sequence, a single genomic window includes:
- the LOC7498148 gene encoding WRKY transcription factor WRKY24-like has translation MASSPGSLDTSANSHSEGSSNYFSFNTNSSSHYPFMTSSSLTDLLASSDEEPNNHITNNSKLSDRIAERTGSGVPKFKSIPPPSLPLSPPPVSPSSYFAIPAGLSPAELLDSPVLLNPSNILPSPTTGTFPAQAFNWKSSYGNSLQNVKKEDKTFSDFSFQQPARPPTTSTAMFQSSNATIQPEQQQTWGFQESAKQGAFVSGKSSMVKMEYNSNSMQSFSPEIAAIQTNPQSNNGFQSDYGNQQQQYQSVREQRRSEDGYNWRKYGQKQVKGSENPRSYYKCTYPNCPTKKILERSLEGQVTEIVYKGSHNHPKPQSTRRSSSSTTASNLGMIPAPNSNPNEIQEQSYVTHGSGQMDSSVATPENSSISIGDDDFDSQRSRSGGGDDFDEDEPEAKRWKREGDNEGISAPGSKAVREPRVVVQTTSDIDILDDGYRWRKYGQKVVKGNPNPRSYYKCTYQGCPVRKHVERASHDLRAVITTYEGKHNHDVPAARGTGSRSLPGHNNNGNNNGNNNSNHAVMAIRPSAVNHVFNNSINNPVRDQRVPTTTSEGNMPFTLEMLQSPGSFGFSGFGNLMGPYMNQSSTDEVFSRAKRELEVENFW, from the exons atggcctCTTCTCCAGGGAGCTTAGACACTTCTGCAAATTCACACTCAGAAGGCAGTAGcaactatttttctttcaatactaACAGTTCTTCTCACTACCCTTTCATGACTTCTTCTTCTCTCACTGATCTTCTTGCTTCAAGTGATGAAGAACCCAATAATCATATCACAAATAATAGTAAGTTGTCTGATAGGATAGCTGAGAGAACTGGCTCTGGTGTGCCTAAGTTTAAGTCAATTCCTCCTCCTTCTTTGCCTTTATCTCCTCCtcctgtttctccttcttcttacTTTGCTATTCCTGCTGGTTTAAGCCCTGCGGAGCTCTTGGACTCTCCTGTCTTGTTAAACCCTTCTAAT ATTTTGCCATCTCCAACAACTGGAACGTTTCCAGCTCAGGCTTTTAATTGGAAGAGTAGTTATGGTAATAGCCTGCAAAATGTCAAGAAAGAAGACAAGACTTTCTCTGATTTCTCTTTCCAGCAACCAGCAAGGCCACCCACAACTTCAACAGCCATGTTTCAGTCTTCGAACGCCACAATTCAGCCT GAACAGCAACAAACATGGGGGTTTCAAGAATCTGCGAAGCAAGGTGCGTTTGTTTCAGGGAAGAGTAGTATGGTAAAAATGGAATACAACTCTAATTCTATGCAGAGTTTCTCCCCTGAGATTGCTGCAATTCAAACAAACCCTCAAAGCAACAATGGGTTCCAATCTGATTATGGTAATCAACAACAGCAGTATCAATCTGTTAGGGAGCAGAGAAGATCAGAGGATGGGTATAATTGGAGAAAGTATGGTCAAAAACAAGTTAAAGGAAGTGAAAATCCAAGGAGTTATTACAAGTGCACATACCCCAATTGTCCAACAAAAAAGATACTTGAGAGGTCTTTGGAGGGACAAGTAACCGAGATAGTTTATAAGGGTAGTCATAACCATCCTAAACCTCAGTCCACTAggagatcatcatcatcaacaacagcTTCTAATCTTGGAATGATACCGGCGCCTAATAGTAACCCTAATGAGATTCAAGAACAGTCATATGTTACTCATGGTAGTGGACAAATGGACTCCTCAGTTGCTACACCTGAGAATTCTTCAATTTCAATCGgggatgatgattttgattctCAAAGGAGTAGATCAGGAGGTGGTGATGACTTTGATGAGGATGAACCTGAGGCCAAAAGATG GAAAAGAGAGGGTGACAATGAAGGGATTTCAGCACCTGGCAGCAAAGCAGTGAGAGAGCCAAGAGTTGTGGTTCAAACCACTAGTGACATAGACATCCTAGATGATGGGTACAGGTGGAGGAAATATGGGCAGAAAGTGGTCAAGGGAAACCCAAATCCAAG GAGCTACTACAAGTGCACATATCAAGGATGCCCTGTAAGAAAGCATGTTGAGAGAGCATCCCATGACCTTAGGGCAGTGATCACAACCTATGAAGGGAAGCACAACCATGATGTTCCTGCTGCTCGCGGCACCGGCAGCAGGTCATTGCCGGGCCACAACAACAATGGTAACAACAATGGTAACAACAATAGCAACCATGCGGTAATGGCAATTAGGCCATCAGCTGTAAACCATGTGTTTAACAATTCCATCAACAACCCTGTAAGGGATCAAAGGGTACCAACAACAACATCCGAAGGTAACATGCCTTTTACCCTAGAGATGTTGCAAAGTCCAGGAAGTTTTGGATTCTCAGGATTTGGAAACCTCATGGGGCCTTACATGAATCAATCATCAACAGATGAAGTTTTTTCAAGGGCCAAAAGGGAATTGGAAGTGGAAAATTTTTGGTAG